The Haladaptatus cibarius D43 genome window below encodes:
- the gfo6 gene encoding D-xylose 1-dehydrogenase Gfo6: MQLTNHLTEFTRRDWQTVSDPDEKIRFALIGLGWFTTERVIPAIQKSDLCEVSTVVSGSSEKADKVGDEAGAEYRLGYDEFHAGEANERYDAVYIATPNATHLNFVESAADFGKAVLCEKPLEATTARAEKVVKTCGNAGITLMVGYRMHTNPAVRRMHELVREGFVGDPVLVEGAMCQNVFEMISPDPNQWRLDADLAGGSALIDLGIYPLNTARFVLDSNPVSAQGTTKSPHEHFSEVDQHVSFEVEFENGVTAACVASQYAQQRSQFSVIGTEGSLRLEPAFFGEAQLTAERDGAKADFSVEPVNEEVAEFDYFADCLLSGRDPEPGGEHALVDMRTIEAIYESAERGRRESVEV; the protein is encoded by the coding sequence ACTGGCAAACCGTCTCCGACCCGGACGAGAAAATCCGATTCGCCCTGATTGGACTCGGGTGGTTCACGACGGAACGAGTCATCCCTGCTATCCAGAAAAGCGACCTCTGCGAGGTTAGCACGGTCGTCAGCGGCAGTTCCGAAAAAGCCGATAAGGTCGGCGACGAGGCGGGCGCGGAGTACCGACTCGGCTACGACGAGTTCCACGCTGGCGAAGCCAACGAACGTTACGACGCGGTGTACATCGCCACGCCGAACGCGACACATCTCAATTTCGTGGAGAGCGCCGCCGACTTCGGCAAAGCCGTCCTCTGTGAAAAACCGTTAGAGGCGACGACGGCGCGCGCAGAAAAAGTCGTCAAAACCTGTGGAAACGCCGGAATAACGCTGATGGTCGGCTACCGGATGCACACTAATCCGGCGGTTCGACGGATGCACGAACTCGTCCGCGAGGGGTTCGTCGGCGACCCCGTGCTGGTCGAGGGAGCGATGTGCCAGAACGTCTTCGAGATGATTTCGCCCGACCCGAACCAGTGGCGACTCGACGCCGACCTCGCGGGCGGGTCGGCGCTCATCGACCTCGGAATCTACCCGCTCAACACCGCCCGGTTCGTGCTGGATTCGAATCCCGTGAGCGCACAGGGAACGACGAAAAGCCCGCACGAACATTTTTCTGAGGTTGACCAGCATGTCTCGTTCGAAGTCGAGTTCGAAAATGGCGTCACGGCGGCTTGTGTCGCCAGTCAGTACGCCCAACAGCGAAGTCAGTTCTCGGTTATCGGCACCGAAGGGAGCCTGCGCCTCGAACCGGCGTTTTTCGGCGAAGCGCAGTTGACGGCGGAGCGAGATGGGGCGAAAGCCGATTTTTCGGTCGAACCGGTGAACGAGGAGGTAGCGGAGTTCGACTACTTCGCGGACTGTCTGCTTTCGGGGCGCGACCCGGAACCGGGCGGCGAGCACGCGCTGGTAGACATGCGAACTATCGAGGCGATTTACGAGTCCGCAGAGCGCGGAAGACGGGAATCGGTCGAAGTGTAA